The Methanoplanus sp. FWC-SCC4 genome has a window encoding:
- a CDS encoding malate dehydrogenase → MAKVTVIGATGKVGQFAAYSVSRIPFVTNIVLFGREGNEDVLEGTKCDFIDSFAALGRNLDLEWSINPEDLRDSDIVIINSGVPRHKGQDRIDLAKKNAKIVANYAKMIAAYSPDSIILVVSNPVDVMTAVALKYSGFPPNRVFGLGTHLDSMRLKSFVADHFNVHVSEVHTRIVGEHGESMVPLWSATTIGGIQIQNLPAFSSLPKDEMVDRVRTAGLHIIEKSGATIYGPAAAISTLVRTVLGNENRILSVSAYIKSEVHNIGDVCIGVPARLNREGAFPVPIRIDESEVTGFQQSVEKIRNVTSEIMADLDQSMPL, encoded by the coding sequence ATGGCAAAAGTAACCGTCATCGGTGCAACCGGGAAGGTAGGGCAGTTTGCCGCTTATTCTGTTTCAAGAATTCCTTTCGTAACAAATATTGTTCTCTTTGGGAGAGAAGGTAACGAAGATGTTCTTGAAGGAACAAAATGCGATTTTATAGACTCTTTTGCAGCACTTGGGCGAAACCTTGATCTTGAGTGGAGCATAAATCCAGAAGATCTTCGGGATTCTGATATTGTTATTATAAATTCCGGGGTTCCGCGACACAAAGGACAGGACAGAATCGACCTTGCAAAAAAGAATGCTAAAATTGTTGCGAATTATGCTAAAATGATCGCTGCATATTCGCCGGATTCAATTATACTTGTTGTATCCAATCCGGTTGATGTGATGACTGCCGTTGCTCTGAAATATTCGGGATTTCCCCCCAACAGAGTGTTCGGCCTTGGAACGCATCTTGACTCAATGAGGCTGAAGTCCTTTGTTGCCGACCATTTTAATGTTCATGTAAGTGAGGTTCATACCCGTATCGTTGGTGAACACGGCGAGAGTATGGTGCCTTTGTGGTCTGCGACTACTATCGGGGGTATTCAGATACAGAACCTTCCGGCGTTCTCAAGCCTTCCAAAGGATGAGATGGTTGACCGTGTGAGAACTGCGGGACTGCATATCATCGAAAAAAGTGGTGCGACAATCTACGGCCCTGCTGCGGCAATTTCAACCCTGGTAAGAACAGTTCTCGGAAATGAAAACAGAATTCTTTCGGTTTCGGCATACATCAAAAGTGAGGTTCATAATATTGGTGATGTGTGTATCGGAGTTCCTGCACGCCTTAACCGTGAAGGGGCATTTCCTGTACCGATTAGAATTGATGAATCCGAGGTTACGGGCTTTCAGCAGTCTGTTGAAAAAATCCGTAATGTAACGTCTGAAATCATGGCGGATTTGGATCAAAGCATGCCGCTTTAA
- the hxlB gene encoding 6-phospho-3-hexuloisomerase translates to MTGCRNRDVKDNMRVMVSEISSVIDAISQERIDCMVGELIKERRIYVAGAGRSGLIGRAFAMRLMHIGLDSYVVGETVTPAMRKDDLVVIFSGSGETNSVVDIAETSKSLGGCLCLITSHKESRISELADCVVVLPSVPPSDSEWPNTFEVRQLTGGYKSLALPLSPIGTLFETSAMIFSDAVIGAVMDIKKCEISDVMGRLSNIQ, encoded by the coding sequence ATGACAGGGTGCAGGAACAGAGACGTAAAGGACAATATGAGGGTTATGGTGAGTGAGATCTCTTCTGTAATTGATGCGATATCGCAGGAGAGGATTGACTGCATGGTTGGCGAACTCATAAAAGAGAGGAGAATTTATGTTGCCGGAGCGGGCAGATCAGGTCTTATCGGGCGTGCTTTTGCAATGAGACTCATGCACATAGGTCTTGACAGCTATGTTGTCGGGGAGACTGTAACCCCTGCAATGAGAAAAGACGATCTTGTCGTAATCTTCTCAGGCTCCGGTGAGACAAATTCTGTTGTTGACATCGCAGAAACGTCAAAGTCACTTGGAGGGTGTCTGTGTCTGATAACATCCCATAAAGAGTCGAGAATATCCGAACTCGCCGACTGCGTTGTTGTGCTGCCTTCCGTTCCTCCGTCTGATAGTGAATGGCCCAACACTTTTGAGGTCCGGCAGCTTACAGGCGGCTATAAATCACTTGCATTACCGCTGTCTCCTATCGGTACCCTTTTTGAAACATCCGCAATGATATTTTCAGATGCAGTCATAGGGGCTGTAATGGATATAAAAAAATGCGAAATATCTGATGTTATGGGCAGGCTTTCAAACATACAGTAA
- a CDS encoding class I SAM-dependent methyltransferase encodes MSNYSTAWDEQYKKAGALWAGAARELPKVPEDSKVLELGCGNGKTAHELEKKGCFTYAVDFSGNAALLCRNKSSMPGRTEAFVADASVLPFKNETFDTIIAFHITGHSERENRYKISKEIQRVLKKNGTIHIAEFSTEDMRFGGGITTEENSFVKGNGIMTHFFLEEEIKNLFSWGKAVSVRTDRWEIKVRGVVHKRAEILASFIK; translated from the coding sequence ATGAGCAACTACTCAACTGCCTGGGACGAACAATATAAAAAAGCAGGGGCATTATGGGCAGGTGCGGCAAGAGAACTTCCAAAAGTGCCTGAGGACTCAAAGGTTCTTGAACTCGGATGCGGAAACGGGAAAACAGCACATGAACTTGAAAAAAAAGGCTGTTTTACTTATGCAGTTGACTTTTCCGGCAACGCCGCATTACTTTGCAGAAATAAATCGTCCATGCCCGGGAGAACGGAGGCCTTTGTCGCTGATGCATCAGTACTCCCGTTTAAGAATGAAACATTTGATACCATTATTGCCTTTCATATCACAGGCCACTCCGAGAGGGAAAACAGATACAAAATATCCAAAGAAATCCAAAGGGTTCTCAAAAAAAACGGAACGATTCATATTGCCGAATTCAGCACTGAGGACATGAGATTCGGCGGGGGCATTACAACCGAAGAAAATTCTTTTGTAAAGGGAAACGGAATAATGACTCACTTTTTTTTGGAAGAAGAAATAAAAAACCTGTTCTCGTGGGGTAAAGCTGTGTCAGTACGGACAGACAGGTGGGAAATCAAAGTGAGGGGAGTTGTTCATAAAAGAGCAGAAATTTTGGCATCTTTTATAAAATAA
- a CDS encoding YigZ family protein translates to MQELAAVKYELKKSRFFVHLYLIEYPDEFHEIISLHQKKYKKAAHHCAAMNLRMADGKLFEEYKNDGEVGHPGRTLHNLLVTNGLESHAIIVSRVFGGIKLGPSGVTRAFRDSGDAAIKYYQETLK, encoded by the coding sequence ATGCAGGAACTTGCGGCCGTAAAATATGAGTTGAAAAAATCACGATTTTTTGTTCATTTATACCTTATTGAATATCCTGACGAATTTCATGAAATAATATCGCTTCATCAGAAAAAATACAAAAAAGCCGCCCATCACTGCGCTGCGATGAATCTGAGGATGGCTGATGGAAAATTATTTGAGGAGTACAAAAACGACGGGGAGGTAGGTCATCCGGGGCGGACACTTCATAATCTTCTGGTGACCAATGGTCTTGAAAGTCATGCAATTATTGTTTCAAGAGTCTTTGGGGGTATAAAACTTGGGCCTTCAGGAGTGACAAGGGCATTTCGGGATTCCGGAGACGCGGCGATAAAATATTATCAGGAGACCCTGAAATAG
- a CDS encoding HEAT repeat domain-containing protein has translation MRNERDDPKARHYFEMQRRKEENFQILIGQLEHKSLPFRAKAVESLGNSGDLRAVEPLIRCLEGESEPEILYLLVCSLGKLKDKRAVEPLLSMMKYEDKWVRRGAARSIGMLGERSCVDRIVPLLSNVNNGVRVSAVEALGMLSYWDVVDDIIPLLEDDDVKVRMAARDAVRRLGRGDLAERPGFD, from the coding sequence ATGAGGAATGAGAGGGATGACCCAAAGGCCAGACATTATTTTGAGATGCAGAGGAGAAAAGAAGAAAATTTTCAGATTTTAATCGGGCAGCTTGAGCATAAAAGCCTTCCCTTCAGGGCCAAAGCTGTGGAATCTCTGGGAAATTCCGGGGATTTAAGAGCTGTTGAACCTCTGATCAGGTGTCTTGAGGGTGAGAGTGAACCTGAAATATTGTATTTGCTGGTCTGTTCTCTGGGGAAGCTTAAAGACAAAAGGGCGGTTGAACCCCTCCTCTCAATGATGAAATATGAGGATAAGTGGGTCAGGAGAGGTGCTGCACGCTCTATCGGAATGCTTGGTGAGAGATCCTGTGTTGACCGGATTGTCCCCCTCCTTAGTAATGTGAACAATGGTGTTCGTGTATCTGCCGTTGAGGCCTTGGGGATGTTAAGTTACTGGGATGTTGTTGATGACATAATTCCCCTTCTTGAGGATGATGATGTAAAAGTCCGTATGGCAGCGAGGGATGCCGTGAGACGTCTTGGAAGAGGGGATCTTGCAGAGCGTCCGGGTTTTGATTAA
- a CDS encoding rhomboid family intramembrane serine protease, with amino-acid sequence MDNKQEDQNFDDERSAGDIRKINLIHGILFLLMVICVPAILYLLQSFVINGSIPDEIVIKYFILDYDDPNFVSYFLSNYIHNPLNPGHIEDNLRTFILISVVIYGEFFLVFPALDLHMPKKTVPIIYFIFFFLVPFSVSGISVIFRNTGGFADEVKYSLGFSGIVWEFMGFLMFLSSFMFARLITRKICRTSHSEKSVNMEYFPFLFFVAFLIFIPVYIIIFDINSNVNPFAHLAGFSYGWLIPPVVASMLIYGDIRHKVSNIILILLLTGIPVLTSFAI; translated from the coding sequence TTGGACAATAAACAGGAGGATCAGAATTTTGATGACGAAAGGTCAGCCGGCGATATCAGGAAAATTAATCTGATCCATGGAATTTTGTTTCTTTTGATGGTAATTTGTGTACCTGCCATCCTTTATCTCCTTCAGTCTTTTGTGATCAACGGCTCAATCCCTGATGAGATTGTGATAAAATACTTTATTCTGGATTATGATGATCCAAATTTTGTTTCTTATTTCCTTTCAAATTATATTCATAATCCTTTAAATCCCGGTCATATAGAGGACAATCTGAGGACTTTCATACTAATCTCAGTGGTGATATACGGGGAGTTTTTCCTGGTTTTTCCAGCTCTTGATTTGCATATGCCAAAAAAGACCGTCCCGATAATTTATTTCATCTTTTTTTTCCTGGTTCCTTTTTCTGTTTCGGGAATATCGGTAATATTCAGGAATACGGGCGGGTTTGCAGATGAGGTTAAATATTCCCTTGGATTTTCAGGGATAGTCTGGGAGTTTATGGGCTTTTTGATGTTTTTGAGTTCTTTTATGTTTGCAAGACTGATTACCAGAAAAATATGCAGGACAAGCCATTCCGAGAAAAGTGTGAACATGGAGTATTTCCCGTTTCTTTTTTTTGTCGCATTTTTGATCTTTATTCCCGTTTACATCATAATTTTTGATATAAATTCGAATGTCAATCCTTTTGCGCATCTTGCCGGGTTTTCATACGGCTGGCTGATTCCTCCGGTTGTTGCATCAATGCTGATTTATGGAGATATCAGGCATAAGGTATCAAATATTATTTTGATATTGCTGCTCACCGGCATACCGGTTCTGACTTCCTTTGCAATATGA
- a CDS encoding deoxyhypusine synthase has product MNFEDICGTPVIQARVRAGMTVGELVEEYGKSRAYNAGSLWHAVNIYEKMLKDEEATKFFGLSGAMVPGGMGGVVTDLIDAGHIDVLVSTGANLTHDTIEAIGCRHYHGTEVCDDVLLREEEINRIYDVFLPNDAFVKFEEFLQDVFGQMERGSKVSIQEVTRLIGDNLDTGILATAAKKNIPVYCPAIQDSMIGLQYWMFNQTGGVTVDAFKDVSGLMDICFNAKRSGAMLIGGGVPKNYIFQSMLMTPKGFDYAVQLTGDRPDLGGLSGATLEEAKSWGKITEEASSQTVYGDASINFPLLVAATLERIERG; this is encoded by the coding sequence ATGAATTTTGAGGATATATGCGGCACTCCGGTAATACAGGCAAGAGTAAGAGCCGGAATGACTGTCGGAGAATTAGTTGAAGAGTATGGTAAATCGCGTGCTTACAATGCAGGATCACTCTGGCATGCTGTGAACATCTATGAAAAGATGTTAAAAGACGAAGAGGCAACCAAATTTTTCGGGCTTTCAGGAGCGATGGTGCCCGGAGGAATGGGCGGAGTAGTCACGGACTTAATAGATGCAGGACATATCGATGTCCTTGTATCAACAGGTGCAAACCTGACACATGATACAATAGAGGCAATAGGATGCAGACACTACCACGGAACAGAGGTATGTGATGATGTACTCCTGCGCGAAGAGGAAATTAACAGAATATATGATGTCTTCCTTCCAAACGACGCTTTCGTAAAATTCGAAGAGTTTCTCCAGGACGTCTTCGGACAGATGGAAAGGGGCTCAAAGGTTTCAATACAGGAGGTTACCCGCCTCATAGGAGATAACCTGGACACAGGCATTCTTGCAACCGCCGCAAAGAAAAATATCCCGGTATACTGCCCTGCCATTCAGGATTCCATGATAGGACTTCAGTACTGGATGTTCAACCAGACAGGGGGCGTTACAGTCGATGCCTTTAAGGATGTTTCCGGACTCATGGACATCTGCTTTAACGCAAAGCGCTCAGGCGCCATGCTTATCGGAGGAGGAGTTCCCAAAAACTACATCTTCCAGAGCATGCTGATGACTCCAAAAGGATTTGACTATGCCGTACAGCTTACAGGCGACAGGCCGGATCTCGGAGGCCTTTCAGGAGCAACACTTGAGGAAGCAAAGTCATGGGGAAAAATCACTGAAGAGGCCTCATCACAGACAGTCTACGGCGATGCATCAATAAATTTCCCGCTTCTTGTAGCAGCCACACTTGAAAGGATTGAAAGAGGATGA
- the pyrF gene encoding orotidine-5'-phosphate decarboxylase — MTDLILALDVLTREEAIEIAEKTAPCLDSIKIGYPLVLGAGLSIAGELAEFGLPLIADFKVADIPNTNRLIAEHVFEAGFSAIITQGFTGSDSVTSCVEAAHDAGGECYVVAEMSHPGALEFLSGENAEKIAGMAVKCNADGIIAPATRPDRVRKLREIIGSKKILSPGIGAQGGSAKDIANMIDGMIVGRSIYQAEDPAKAAREYSEFRR, encoded by the coding sequence ATGACAGATCTGATTCTTGCACTTGATGTGCTTACCAGAGAAGAGGCAATAGAAATAGCCGAAAAGACTGCTCCCTGTCTTGATTCAATTAAAATTGGCTACCCGCTTGTTTTGGGAGCAGGACTCTCAATTGCAGGAGAACTTGCAGAATTCGGACTTCCCCTTATTGCAGACTTCAAGGTTGCCGATATCCCGAATACAAACAGGCTCATCGCCGAACACGTATTTGAGGCAGGATTTTCTGCCATAATCACTCAGGGATTTACAGGTTCAGATTCAGTTACTTCATGTGTTGAAGCTGCACATGATGCAGGCGGGGAATGCTACGTGGTTGCAGAGATGAGCCACCCCGGAGCACTTGAATTCCTTAGCGGAGAAAATGCAGAAAAGATTGCAGGAATGGCTGTCAAATGCAATGCGGACGGAATCATTGCACCTGCAACAAGACCTGACAGGGTCAGGAAACTTAGGGAAATTATCGGCAGCAAAAAAATTCTTTCACCCGGAATAGGAGCACAGGGCGGAAGCGCAAAGGATATTGCAAATATGATTGACGGCATGATAGTCGGGCGCTCCATATATCAGGCTGAAGACCCGGCAAAAGCCGCCAGGGAATATTCAGAATTCCGCCGATGA
- the nrdD gene encoding anaerobic ribonucleoside-triphosphate reductase, with protein MIWTEEQMKIAKKYKSLEEIPVEERRYKCHTCNHIVDETPCPACGETNLEIMCPLDHCHCQHNIIEKIEYCPLCGQPVCPECGCHDVSQVSRVTGYLADVAGWNQGKQQELKDRAHYNVA; from the coding sequence ATGATCTGGACAGAAGAGCAAATGAAAATCGCTAAAAAATATAAGTCGCTTGAAGAAATACCGGTGGAAGAGCGCCGGTACAAGTGCCACACCTGCAATCACATTGTAGATGAGACCCCGTGCCCTGCCTGCGGCGAGACAAATCTTGAGATTATGTGTCCTCTTGATCACTGTCACTGTCAGCACAATATCATCGAAAAAATCGAATACTGCCCTCTCTGCGGACAGCCGGTCTGCCCCGAATGCGGATGCCATGACGTATCACAGGTTTCACGCGTTACAGGATACCTTGCGGATGTTGCAGGCTGGAACCAGGGCAAACAGCAGGAATTAAAAGATCGTGCACACTATAACGTAGCATGA
- a CDS encoding adenosylcobinamide amidohydrolase, whose protein sequence is MRYFTRNNTLFLRGKFRAASTGVGGGISDVTTIFNHTVPSGFCHESPIEYIKQILADNQFTAEEQGNEQFFGMLTAVPIKNLCVFSYGFITVFITAGVTNPNPKGPNTINIIVHSREGLLEGALLEMIITATEAKAHALFEMGYNFTGTTTDEVVVAYNSDSEIVHEYAGTFTEAGKRVYECVSFGVPHAIRRYENLEEGMTSFFVYSTLRGNEWVEWDKENCPYYPCHFNGQKCDLCYCPFYPCSDESLGDWVDSSDGKKVWGCTRCHLNHHPEVITFLSKNPEATLRETIEFAREKGLKLAPNSTE, encoded by the coding sequence ATGAGATATTTTACCCGCAATAATACTCTTTTTCTAAGGGGTAAATTCAGAGCAGCAAGTACAGGGGTCGGGGGAGGAATTTCCGATGTCACAACAATATTCAACCATACCGTGCCATCAGGATTCTGCCACGAATCCCCAATAGAATATATTAAACAAATCCTTGCCGACAACCAATTCACCGCGGAAGAACAGGGGAATGAACAATTTTTCGGGATGCTCACGGCTGTCCCGATTAAAAATCTCTGCGTCTTTTCTTACGGATTTATTACGGTTTTTATAACAGCAGGAGTGACCAACCCGAATCCAAAAGGGCCGAACACAATAAACATAATTGTACACTCAAGAGAAGGTCTCCTGGAAGGTGCTCTCCTTGAAATGATAATAACGGCCACCGAAGCAAAAGCCCACGCACTTTTTGAGATGGGATATAATTTCACCGGCACTACAACGGATGAGGTTGTTGTGGCATATAACAGCGATTCAGAAATTGTTCATGAATACGCAGGTACATTCACAGAGGCCGGTAAAAGAGTCTATGAATGTGTCAGTTTTGGCGTTCCGCACGCGATCAGGAGATACGAAAATCTCGAAGAAGGGATGACATCCTTTTTTGTGTACAGCACCCTGAGAGGAAACGAGTGGGTTGAATGGGACAAAGAAAACTGCCCGTATTATCCCTGTCATTTCAACGGCCAGAAATGTGATCTCTGCTACTGCCCGTTTTATCCGTGCTCTGACGAGTCACTCGGGGACTGGGTGGATTCATCGGACGGTAAAAAAGTCTGGGGATGCACACGGTGCCATTTAAATCACCATCCTGAAGTAATCACTTTCCTTTCAAAAAACCCAGAAGCAACACTCAGGGAAACAATTGAATTTGCCAGAGAAAAAGGGCTTAAGCTCGCTCCAAATTCAACAGAATAA
- a CDS encoding DUF1858 domain-containing protein, giving the protein MALTADSPLTDLLQEKPEAAQILMRFGMGCVGCALASGETIRQAAEGHGIPLAELLDALGIEQ; this is encoded by the coding sequence ATGGCATTAACAGCAGACAGTCCATTAACAGATTTATTGCAGGAAAAACCTGAAGCAGCACAGATTCTCATGCGCTTTGGTATGGGATGTGTCGGTTGCGCACTTGCAAGCGGTGAAACCATCAGGCAGGCAGCAGAAGGACACGGAATTCCTCTTGCAGAACTTCTTGATGCACTTGGAATCGAACAGTAA
- a CDS encoding nucleotide-binding protein, translating to MDINPEIIERISRNIEEKGGSADKNRIISKMNLLVSEFSIPAEEAERTVTNEIIREQNLNFSGSSSGSGETVPIADANPGDWVTVEGKIVSVSTPPSPSMAQTGIISDESGAIRFVVWAKANAPLMEELKWYRIESATVDEYRGASSMKIHSGTTITEIEEDRPLMPEPVPISDLKPGVGTIRAKVIQNWEPRHERMFQSGMLGDETATISFISWKSENNQKLEEGKVYNIYYAGVDEYQGRLSLNITDAMPLEDENADIDVASGNVTLSGAFVHMGSNSGLIKRCPVEGCNRALNRQNFCPVHEIQNDFRYDLRITGFLDDGNKATSVLIKREEVETITGTTLEKAIEMAENNPLGFDDVLLNMQKVLVGKYLTCQGNDMDGTLLVKKCNIQEYDTTGHTNLINRAAEKTGGKE from the coding sequence ATGGATATCAATCCAGAGATAATAGAAAGAATCTCCCGGAATATTGAGGAAAAAGGCGGTTCTGCAGATAAAAACAGAATCATTTCTAAAATGAACCTTCTTGTATCGGAGTTTTCAATTCCGGCAGAAGAGGCTGAGAGAACAGTTACAAATGAGATTATTCGTGAACAAAATCTCAACTTTTCAGGTTCATCATCCGGTTCCGGAGAAACAGTACCGATAGCAGACGCAAACCCGGGAGACTGGGTTACAGTCGAGGGAAAGATCGTTTCGGTTTCAACTCCGCCATCCCCCTCAATGGCTCAGACAGGAATTATTTCGGATGAGTCGGGAGCCATCAGATTTGTTGTCTGGGCAAAGGCAAACGCGCCTTTGATGGAGGAGCTGAAATGGTACAGAATCGAGTCGGCAACAGTTGATGAATATCGTGGTGCGTCAAGCATGAAAATCCATTCAGGCACTACGATTACGGAGATTGAAGAGGACAGGCCGCTTATGCCCGAACCGGTACCGATTTCAGATCTTAAGCCGGGCGTTGGAACAATCAGGGCCAAGGTTATTCAGAACTGGGAACCGCGCCATGAAAGAATGTTTCAGTCCGGAATGCTGGGGGATGAAACAGCCACTATCTCATTCATATCCTGGAAAAGCGAAAACAACCAGAAGCTTGAGGAAGGAAAGGTTTACAACATTTACTACGCAGGAGTGGATGAATATCAGGGCAGGCTTTCCCTGAATATCACCGATGCAATGCCTCTTGAGGATGAAAATGCCGATATTGATGTCGCATCAGGCAATGTAACACTCTCCGGTGCTTTTGTACACATGGGAAGCAATTCAGGACTTATTAAAAGATGCCCGGTCGAAGGGTGCAACAGGGCCTTAAACCGCCAGAACTTCTGCCCTGTTCATGAAATCCAAAACGACTTCAGATACGATTTAAGGATTACAGGCTTCCTGGACGACGGAAATAAAGCAACAAGTGTTCTTATAAAAAGAGAAGAAGTTGAAACGATTACAGGAACAACTCTTGAAAAGGCAATAGAGATGGCAGAGAACAATCCTCTCGGATTTGATGATGTTCTCTTAAACATGCAGAAAGTGCTTGTCGGAAAATACCTAACCTGCCAGGGCAACGATATGGACGGAACCCTCCTTGTTAAGAAGTGTAATATTCAGGAATATGATACAACCGGTCATACAAATCTGATAAACAGGGCGGCAGAAAAAACAGGGGGCAAAGAATAA
- a CDS encoding nucleic acid-binding protein has translation MPENQKNQRQTVSYVREPAKRVFASELRESRLQFKDGSDEKSPAYVMLPTGERCNRIFFCGQMTQKERRGDQNMFYSVRVTDPTGIFFINAGSYQQDAMQQISQIEPGAYVAVIGKPSIRETDDGSVFITIRAESVSEIDLETCRIWVDDTARLTLDRLDQFGNTDDSKKADQFYNTNIQGLREMVYNALIRADI, from the coding sequence ATGCCGGAAAACCAGAAAAACCAAAGACAGACGGTCAGTTATGTAAGAGAGCCTGCAAAGCGTGTCTTTGCTTCAGAACTTCGCGAGTCAAGACTTCAGTTTAAGGACGGAAGTGATGAAAAAAGCCCTGCATATGTGATGCTCCCGACAGGCGAGAGATGCAACAGAATCTTCTTCTGCGGCCAGATGACACAAAAAGAGAGACGCGGAGATCAGAACATGTTTTACTCTGTCCGTGTTACTGACCCCACAGGTATCTTTTTCATAAACGCGGGAAGTTACCAGCAGGATGCAATGCAGCAGATCTCACAGATTGAACCTGGTGCCTATGTTGCAGTCATAGGAAAACCGTCAATAAGGGAAACGGATGACGGTTCGGTATTCATCACCATAAGAGCAGAAAGTGTCTCGGAAATCGACCTTGAAACATGCAGAATCTGGGTTGATGACACCGCAAGGCTGACCCTCGACCGCCTCGATCAGTTTGGAAACACTGATGATTCAAAGAAGGCAGACCAATTTTACAACACAAATATACAGGGCTTAAGAGAGATGGTGTACAACGCACTAATTAGAGCCGATATCTAA